From Panicum hallii strain FIL2 chromosome 2, PHallii_v3.1, whole genome shotgun sequence, a single genomic window includes:
- the LOC112880159 gene encoding vegetative cell wall protein gp1-like, with protein sequence MTIGTAGSLLRFLQLSSSPAKPGFPARSAASAPLPPSPPPRHQAPRALPLAPALATPQNHRVLRTPRKDAGPTPPPTLVTSASPAAAAFPNPNAGSQTEPPRAAADEDPSASPPPAADEKAYTASPADAAAKPPPAREARRMKTKFIIIRNRVPKSTLQVGEGCAPEKSSTENAASDEAVGKEHSVRETAVEKPAAGCDETLLGEEKVGGGALLVKPAVDGDACEAEEVVSMRIEKD encoded by the exons ATGACCATTGGTACTGCTGGTAGCTTGCTCAGATTTCT ACAGCTCAGCTCTTCTCCGGCTAAGCCCGGGTTCCCGGctcgctccgccgcctccgcaccGCTCCcgccctcaccgccgccgcgccaccaaGCTCCGCGTGCTCTGCCGCTTGCTCCGGCGCTGGCGACCCCACAGAATCACCGCGTCTTGCGGACCCCGCGCAAGGACGCCGGCCCCACGCCCCCACCCACTCTCGTAACCTCCgcgtcccccgccgccgccgcattccCGAACCCTAACGCGGGGTCTCAGACGGAACCACCTAGGGCGGCTGCGGACGAGGACCCCTCCGCGTCGCCACCTCCGGCCGCGGACGAGAAAGCCTACACGGCGTCGCCTGCCGATGCCGCGGCGAAGCCGCCGCCCGCACGGGAGGCGCGAAGGATGAAAACGAAGTTCATAATAATCCGGAACCGTGTCCCCAAGAGCACGTTGCAGGTGGGGGAGGGATGCGCGCCCGAAAAATCCTCGACTGAAAATGCTGCTTCGGATGAAGCGGTGGGTAAGGAACACAGCGTTAGAGAAACTGCAGTCGAGAAGCCAGCTGCTGGCTGTGACGAAACATTGTTGGGGGAGGAAAAAGTTGGTGGAGGAGCCTTACTTGTGAAGCCGGCGGTGGATGGTGATGCCTGTGAGGCAGAGGAAGTGGTGAGTATGCGCATTGAAAAGGATTAA
- the LOC112881886 gene encoding LOW QUALITY PROTEIN: heterogeneous nuclear ribonucleoprotein Q-like (The sequence of the model RefSeq protein was modified relative to this genomic sequence to represent the inferred CDS: inserted 2 bases in 2 codons): MSAWQRKVMTEVFVGGHDGEVKEEDVRAVFARAGEITEVRMIMDARTRKNRGYCFVRYRESAQAKKAISEFCKVKICGILCQVEALDVSDKIFLGDIDKKWKKEDVMKLLQKTGVENIDTVTLMADCNNPSYNSGYAFIDLXTNRDALTAYRKLSKPGVFGRCLNVTVAWADPLIEPNEEEMPKVKSIFVEGTPTSWDQAKMIEIFXKYGVIQCVALARDIQSAKRSDFAFIQYTTHEAAILCLESFNQEN; this comes from the exons ATGTCGGCGTGGCAAAGGAAGGTGATGACGGAGGTGTTTGTTGGTGGGCATGATGGAGAAGTGAAAGAGGAAGATGTGAGGGCGGTGTTCGCGAGGGCGGGGGAGATCACGGAGGTCCGGATGATAATGGATGCAAGGACGCGGAAGAACAGAGGATACTGCTTTGTGCGGTACCGTGAGTCAGCgcaggcgaagaaggccatttCAGAGTTCTGCAAAGTGAAG ATTTGTGGCATCCTTTGTCAAGTTGAAGCTCTGGATGTGAGTGATAAAATTTTTCTTGGAGATATTGACAAGAAATGGAAGAAAGAAGAT GTCATGAAGCTACTTCAGAAAACTGGAGTTGAGAACATTGATACGGTGACACTTATGGCTGACTGTAATAACCCTAGTTATAACAGTGGATATGCATTTATTGACT GGACGAATAGAGATGCACTGACGGCATACAGAAAGCTTTCAAAGCCAGGTGTTTTTGGCAGATGTCTAAATGTAACAGTTGCATGGGCTGATCCACTGATTGAGCCCAATGAAGAAGAGATGCCTAAG GTTAAATCAATTTTTGTGGAAGGTACACCAACTTCCTGGGATCAAGCTAAGATGATAGAAATCT AGAAATATGGAGTGATCCAATGTGTCGCTCTAGCACGTGATATACAGTCAGCTAAAAGGAGTGACTTTGCATTTATTCAGTACACTACTCATGAAGCTGCAATCTTGTGTCTTGAATCATTTAACCAGGAAAATTAG
- the LOC112880161 gene encoding RNA-binding protein 47-like: MTRNPPRRRHQPPKNPPPSPRRRRRPTRPQNLGETANAIKEPAAGCNSTAVCEALLGREMVTDCGDAPEVEKLASRGEERDEVGMSERQRRRMTEVFVGGLNRDAKEENVRGALAEAGEITEVRMIMDGTTKKNKGYCFVRYHEAAQARKAIAEFGNVKICGKHCRVAALERNDTIFLGNIDKKWKKEDVSITALIMNLLQKIGVENIDVVTLMDDCNNPGCNRGFAFLELETYRDAQIAYKKLSRKDVFGKGLNIRVAWAENGSKVNMKVALAQSAQKSKKNIEDHKCCISEKRTTNIPKSERKLGSSSLHILPSSSRVDNENNDLFHFLESTSY; this comes from the exons ATGACGAGAaaccctcctcgccgccgccaccagccaCCGAAAAaccctcctccttctcctcgccgccgccgccgaccgacGCGGCCGCAGAATTTGGGAGAAACTGCAAATGCAATTAAGGAGCCAGCCGCTGGCTGCAATTCGACTGCTGTGTGTGAAGCACTATTGGGTAGGGAAATGGTGACGGATTGTGGTGATGCCCCTGAGGTGGAGAAATTGGCGAGCAGGGGTGAGGAGAGAGATGAGGTGGGAATGTCGGagcggcagaggaggaggatgacGGAGGTGTTTGTTGGTGGGCTCAACAGGGACGCAAAGGAGGAGAATGTGAGAGGGGCGCTTGCGGAGGCGGGGGAGATCACCGAGGTGCGGATGATAATGGATGGCACGACAAAGAAGAACAAAGGCTACTGCTTTGTGCGCTACCATGAGGCTGCACAGGCCAGGAAGGCCATCGCAGAGTTCGGCAATGTTAAG ATTTGTGGGAAGCACTGTCGAGTTGCAGCACTGGAGAGGAATGATACAATTTTTCTTGGAAATATTGACAAGAAATGGAAGAAAGAAGATGTGAGTATAACTGCACTT ATCATGAATCTACTACAGAAAATTGGAGTTGAGAACATTGATGTTGTGACGCTTATGGATGACTGTAACAACCCAGGCTGTAATCGTGGGTTTGCATTTCTTGAACTTGAGACTTATAGGGATGCACAGATAGCATACAAAAAGCTTTCAAGGAAAGATGTTTTTGGCAAGGGTTTAAATATAAGAGTTGCATGGGCTGAGAATGGCTCAAAG GTTAATATGAAAGTCGCTCTTGCGCAATCTGCCCAAAAGAGCAAGAAGAATATAGAAGATCATAAATGTTGTATTAGTGAGAAACGCACGACAAATATTCCTAAAA GTGAAAGAAAACTTGGGTCGTCTTCACTGCATATATTGCCTTCCAGTTCCAGGGTGGATAATGAGAACAATGATCTATTTCATTTCTTAGAAAGTACAAG CTACTAA